TTTTTGATCAAGCGGGTAGTGGTACTGAGGACGTACAACAAATGATGAATCCTCACTCATAAACAATTCCTGCCAGATCTCATTCCATGTTCCAAATTCTTTTCTGAACCATTCGAAGATCTGCTCTCGGTTACTAAAATCGATTCCGGATTCTCTGACCCAATTTTCATCGACTTTACATCCTGTATAAAAAGTGAGCGTACCATCTCCTTTGGTGCTGAACAATAATGTTTTTTCTTCATCCAACGCAAAAATTTTACCCCCTTCTACAAGCTTCCAGAGCTTTGGAGCATTAATAGCTGCGTGGTAAATATTTCCCTCAACCATAGTTATTCCTGAATAAACAGGCTGAATATCTGTAATATAAGGTCGTATTCTGGAGTTGGCTCCGTCAGCGGCAATAACGATGTCTGCATCATACGATTTCCCGTTTTTAAAATAAAGCCTCCAGCCATCACCTTGTTTTTCCATAGATAAAAACTGACTATCCCAAACCACGGTTCCCGGAGTAAGTGCTTCCAACAGAATTTTTCTTAATGGAGCCCTATCGATTTCAGGACGGTCTTCACTATGTGAATTCACTGAGTCATGTTCATTGAGATAAACTGTAAGGTCTTTGTCTAAAATTTTTAATTTTCCCGCATCTGGACGGTAGTGAGCGATAAAAGCATCCATTAACCCGGCTCTTTTTAAAGCTTCCAGTCCTGATTCTTCATGCAGATCCAAAGTTGCTCCCTGTACACGGACATCTTTATGCTCATCACGCTCATAAACTTGAACTTCAGCTTTGTTGATCTGCAGGAGATTTGCCAAAGTAAGCCCGCCGGGACCACCACCAATAATGGCTATTTTTTTATTTTGTATTATCATAATCTATTAAATTATGAAGCAAAATTACTTCCCGGGAAGAACAGAAAATTGTATAAATCGGTCGTTTTTATTTTGGCTGAGTTCTTTGGGGAGAAATCCGGAAAGCCTTTTAATCTCTTTTATAAAATGAGATTGGTCACTAAAGTTTTGTTCGGGGAAAAGTTTTCCTTCTTTAATATGTGTAAAAGAGGCTCTGAATCTGAGAATTCCACAATAAGACTTTAAGGAAATACCGTATTGCTGATTAAAATAACGGTTGATCTGCCGTTCACTCCATATCACCTTTTCAGAAAGTTCTTTCACAGAAATATCTCCGTTGGCAGAGTAGATAAGGTCAAACAGCTTCCGTTTCCGCTCATCAATTTTCCGCAGAGAAAGTTCAGATGCTATTTTCTCTGTTGCTTTTTTACAGAACTGATTAAAATCGTTCATATCATCCACTGTGAAACCCCAGAAATTATCAGGCAGGTTTTTAGCATAATCTAAAATATCAGAAACAGTTTCGTGAAGTATATATTCGGTTGCCAGTAAATTAAAACTAATTGCAAAGGTTCTGGATTTTTCAGCAATTACAATTTCCTCAGGATGTGTTCCAATGCCTAAAAGAACAATATGAAAAGGCATTGTGGATGACTGTGACAATATAATATCTATCCTTCCGTCAGGTAAAAGAATAGTTTCTTTTGTTTCTGACGGATTATCCAACATCCAGAAACTTTCTACAAAGTCTTTAAGAGAAGGCTCAGGCAGTTGAGAAGCATAGATAAGATTATTAGTCAGTTCCATAAATTAATACTTCAGGAATATTTAAATTTTCTAATTTATTTTTTTAAAGCCTTTCTGCAAATAAATTAACTTCATTTTTTACGACTTCAATCGCCTTGTCCAATAGAATTCTATCAACTATAAGTATTTTTTCTGCAATAGGTGGAGTAAAAGCCTCACTTATACTACTATCACTAAAATCGAAAATAATTTGATTTTCATTCTGGGTAACAATAGGGGAAGGGTGGTCAATATAAAAATAACTGTCAGAATCTTCTGATAGTAATTCTTCCCAACTCTTTATATCATCCAGTCCACAACAGCATTGAGGAAAATATTTATCTCTAGCATCTATTTTAAGAACATATCCTCCATCCAGAGGAGAAATAAGATGTACTAATCCGCTTTCTTCAGTTTGTTCCACGGCAATTTTTTTTTGATAATTTTTAATAGATCAGCATCAGAAATTTCAGAAATTTTATAAAAGGAAGATCCTTTAAAATAAGGTTTTAATTGTTTTGTATAACCTGCACTTAAATTAATAGAAATATGATAATTTTCCCATTCATCAGCATATTCCAATATGGACCTGATAGAGGGGGTGGGAATATCTTGATCATAATTGGTGATTTCTATAACGGGAATTAGTTCTACTTTCATAATTGGGAATTTTAACTTTATTTAAAATCGTCAAAGGTCTTTTGTTGATTTTCTCCATCTTCAGGAATATAAGTTCTCATTATGGGAAATACACTAGAATCATCTTGACCAGGAAATTTTAAACCAAAGGAGGACCAGCCTGAAGTCCAAAGTAAAATAAGTTCTTCCCAAAAAGGGATGTGTTTATTCTCATCAAAAATATAATCTTCTTCAAATATTGTTTTGACTTGTGGAATGAAACTGATTACATTCTCTTTTTCAGTTTCATCGTAGACTGTTTCATAAATATCTAAGTGATATTTCAATTCATTAAGTAAATAGGTTCTTAAATTCCATCCATAAACAATTATGTCAGAGCCCCATATCGATAAAACAGGGTTGTGCATAAAAGAGCCATCACCAACTACAAACCGATGTCTGTGCATTGGAACTAATTTGGGTGCTTCATTATACCAATCCGTGAATGTTTTTTTTCTTTCCTCTTTTTCTGAGGGGCGCTTTCCCCATGATTTAAGCCAAACCTGATTTTTGCCAATTACATCTTCACAAATTGTACGATAAGGCCACTCTAGCATTTTCTTAATTTCATCATCATCTTGCAGCCAATTATAAAAAAGTGAGTTTTCCTCAATCAATGTTTCTGCATCATCTTCACCATCTTCAGTATATTCAATTTTTTCTTTTTTGTCAATGGTATGTAAAATTCGTAAGAACTCTTTATGTTCGGGAGTAAATTGTATTGAATACTTTTTCTCAACTTCATCAATTTGCTGATCAGTTAATGGTATCCATTTAGCACCATGAATCCATTCTTCACAGCCTGAAGTCTCAAGGTCTTCACTCCATAGAGTCTCGGTATTTTCTTTTACCCAGTATAAA
The sequence above is drawn from the Chryseobacterium daecheongense genome and encodes:
- a CDS encoding NAD(P)/FAD-dependent oxidoreductase, which gives rise to MIIQNKKIAIIGGGPGGLTLANLLQINKAEVQVYERDEHKDVRVQGATLDLHEESGLEALKRAGLMDAFIAHYRPDAGKLKILDKDLTVYLNEHDSVNSHSEDRPEIDRAPLRKILLEALTPGTVVWDSQFLSMEKQGDGWRLYFKNGKSYDADIVIAADGANSRIRPYITDIQPVYSGITMVEGNIYHAAINAPKLWKLVEGGKIFALDEEKTLLFSTKGDGTLTFYTGCKVDENWVRESGIDFSNREQIFEWFRKEFGTWNEIWQELFMSEDSSFVVRPQYHYPLDQKWETLPNLTMLGDAAHRMPPYAGEGVNMAMQDAYELAECLTSNKYDTVQDALSHYESQMLKRASEITRVTLDNTVLMHEPKAIEKLMKMFNGD
- a CDS encoding AraC family transcriptional regulator, yielding MELTNNLIYASQLPEPSLKDFVESFWMLDNPSETKETILLPDGRIDIILSQSSTMPFHIVLLGIGTHPEEIVIAEKSRTFAISFNLLATEYILHETVSDILDYAKNLPDNFWGFTVDDMNDFNQFCKKATEKIASELSLRKIDERKRKLFDLIYSANGDISVKELSEKVIWSERQINRYFNQQYGISLKSYCGILRFRASFTHIKEGKLFPEQNFSDQSHFIKEIKRLSGFLPKELSQNKNDRFIQFSVLPGK